The proteins below come from a single Frankiales bacterium genomic window:
- a CDS encoding nucleotide sugar dehydrogenase encodes MTVVGCGYLGAVHASAMARIGHDVVGFDVDAEKVEQLSGGTAPFFEPGLDDLLAEALATGRLRFTTSYDEAAEHGDVHFICVGTPQKADSTAADMRYVDSAVEGLGPLLTRPCLVIGKSTVPVGVAEDIRDRLHALAPAGDAVRLAWNPEFLREGFAVKDTLAPDRVVVGVDDDRDAAEIAALYAPVLDHGMPYVVVDLATAQLVKNAANAFLATKISFINAMAELCEATGADVAALADAIGHDARIGRRFLNAGLGFGGGCLPKDLRGFMARAEELGVDQALAFLRDVDDINIRRRRRAVEIATTMLGGDVAGRRVTVLGAAFKPDSDDIRDSPALDVAAALHELGADVRVTDPKALANARRHRPGPAYVDDVLEACDQADLVVHATEWHVYRDLDPAELGAAVRGRRLLETRNTLDVDAYLAAGWDVRALGRPLVERRAARVVPAT; translated from the coding sequence ATCACCGTCGTCGGGTGCGGCTACCTCGGAGCGGTGCACGCCTCGGCGATGGCACGGATCGGCCACGACGTCGTCGGGTTCGACGTCGACGCCGAGAAGGTCGAGCAGCTCTCCGGCGGCACCGCGCCGTTCTTCGAGCCCGGCCTCGACGACCTCCTGGCCGAGGCGCTCGCGACCGGCCGGCTGCGGTTCACGACCTCCTACGACGAGGCCGCCGAGCACGGCGACGTCCACTTCATCTGCGTGGGCACGCCCCAGAAGGCCGACTCGACCGCGGCCGACATGCGCTACGTCGACTCTGCCGTCGAGGGGCTCGGTCCGCTGCTCACCCGCCCCTGCCTGGTGATCGGCAAGTCGACCGTCCCCGTCGGGGTGGCCGAGGACATCCGCGACCGGCTCCACGCCCTGGCGCCGGCCGGCGACGCGGTGCGGCTGGCGTGGAACCCGGAGTTCCTCCGCGAGGGGTTCGCGGTCAAGGACACGCTCGCGCCGGACCGCGTGGTGGTCGGCGTCGACGACGACCGCGACGCCGCGGAGATCGCCGCGCTCTACGCACCCGTCCTCGACCACGGCATGCCCTACGTCGTGGTCGACCTCGCCACGGCCCAGCTGGTGAAGAACGCCGCCAACGCCTTCCTGGCCACGAAGATCTCGTTCATCAACGCGATGGCCGAGTTGTGCGAGGCGACCGGCGCCGACGTCGCTGCCCTGGCCGACGCGATCGGTCACGACGCCCGCATCGGACGGCGCTTCCTCAACGCCGGCCTCGGGTTCGGCGGCGGGTGCCTCCCGAAGGACCTGCGCGGCTTCATGGCGCGCGCCGAGGAGCTCGGCGTCGACCAGGCGCTGGCCTTCCTGCGCGACGTCGACGACATCAACATCCGCCGCCGCCGTCGTGCCGTCGAGATCGCCACGACGATGCTCGGCGGCGACGTCGCCGGTCGCCGGGTCACGGTGCTCGGGGCGGCGTTCAAGCCCGACAGCGACGACATCCGCGACTCCCCCGCGCTCGACGTCGCCGCGGCCCTGCACGAGCTCGGCGCCGACGTGCGCGTGACCGACCCCAAGGCGCTGGCCAACGCGCGGCGCCACCGGCCCGGCCCGGCCTACGTCGACGACGTGCTGGAGGCGTGCGACCAGGCCGACCTCGTGGTGCACGCCACCGAGTGGCACGTCTACCGCGACCTCGACCCCGCCGAGCTCGGTGCCGCGGTGCGCGGTCGCCGCCTGCTGGAGACCCGCAACACCCTCGACGTCGACGCCTACCTCGCAGCCGGCTGGGACGTGCGCGCCCTGGGGAGGCCGCTGGTGGAGCGCCGTGCGGCGCGGGTCGTGCCGGCGACGTAG
- a CDS encoding CoA-binding protein → MPRDPDLYGDDERVARILREHSVWAVVGLSDSTIRPAYGVARVLQAHGKRIVPVHPTARTVHGERGYATLADAVFEVGPVDVVDCFVNSARVGAVIDDAIAVGAKAVWTQLDVIDEQAARRARDAGLEVVMDRCPAIEWRRHPAA, encoded by the coding sequence GTGCCGCGCGACCCCGACCTCTACGGCGACGACGAGCGAGTCGCGCGGATCCTGCGCGAGCACTCGGTGTGGGCCGTCGTGGGGCTCTCCGACAGCACCATCCGCCCGGCCTACGGCGTGGCCCGCGTGCTCCAGGCGCACGGCAAGCGGATCGTGCCCGTGCACCCCACGGCGCGCACCGTGCACGGCGAGCGCGGCTACGCCACCCTCGCGGACGCGGTGTTCGAGGTCGGTCCGGTCGACGTCGTGGACTGCTTCGTGAACTCCGCCCGCGTCGGCGCGGTGATCGACGACGCGATCGCCGTCGGGGCCAAGGCGGTCTGGACGCAGCTCGACGTGATCGACGAGCAGGCGGCCCGCCGCGCCCGCGACGCCGGCCTCGAGGTCGTCATGGACCGCTGCCCGGCCATCGAGTGGCGCCGCCACCCGGCCGCCTGA
- the purE gene encoding 5-(carboxyamino)imidazole ribonucleotide mutase, whose product MSESPLVGIVMGSDSDWPTMCEAANVLAEFGVPYEVGVVSAHRMPEEMVRYGRTAAERGLRVVVAGAGGAAHLPGMLASLTPLPVIGVPVPLGVLDGMDSLLSIVQMPAGVPVATVAIGNARNAGLLAVRVLAAADDERGAGLRARMAEFQESLRATATAKGEALRESLGGAREA is encoded by the coding sequence ATGAGTGAGAGCCCCCTCGTCGGGATCGTCATGGGCTCGGACTCGGACTGGCCCACCATGTGCGAGGCCGCCAACGTGCTCGCGGAGTTCGGTGTGCCCTACGAGGTCGGGGTCGTCTCGGCGCACCGCATGCCCGAGGAGATGGTCCGCTACGGCCGCACCGCCGCCGAGCGCGGCCTGCGGGTCGTCGTCGCCGGCGCGGGGGGCGCCGCGCACCTGCCCGGGATGCTCGCGTCACTGACCCCGCTGCCGGTGATCGGCGTGCCGGTGCCGCTCGGCGTGCTCGACGGCATGGACTCGCTGCTCTCGATCGTGCAGATGCCGGCCGGGGTGCCCGTGGCCACGGTGGCGATCGGCAACGCGCGCAACGCCGGGCTGCTCGCGGTGCGGGTGCTCGCGGCGGCCGACGACGAGCGCGGCGCGGGACTGCGCGCACGCATGGCCGAGTTCCAGGAGTCGTTGCGCGCCACGGCCACGGCGAAGGGCGAGGCGCTGCGCGAGTCGCTCGGGGGCGCGCGCGAGGCATGA
- a CDS encoding 5-(carboxyamino)imidazole ribonucleotide synthase: MSQSPEVPAAHVAPGFPVVGVIGGGQLARMMQQPAIALGVGLRVLATSLEESAAQAVRDVRIGRHDDLDDLRAFAAGCDVVTFDHEHVPPLLLKTLEDEGVAVRPGGRALVHAQDKIIMREALTAAGVPCPLWAAIDEVGQLEAFGAQAGWPLVLKTSRGGYDGRGVWVVGSFDEAAALLASTTLAPGARWLAEERVDFVQELSAQVARSPHGQAVAYPVVRTVQTDGICTEVVAPAPGLTDDEVVAAQHAALTVAGALDVVGMLAVEMFETRDGRVLVNELAMRPHNSGHWSIDGAVTSQFENHLRAVLDLPLGDPSAIAPHAVMVNVLGTDKGDLYHAYLHCMARDPGLKVHMYGKAVRPGRKLGHVTVVGDDLDELLSRAHHAADYLSGVIDE; this comes from the coding sequence GTGAGCCAGAGCCCCGAGGTCCCGGCGGCGCACGTCGCACCGGGGTTCCCCGTGGTGGGCGTCATCGGGGGTGGGCAGCTCGCGCGGATGATGCAGCAGCCGGCCATCGCCCTCGGGGTGGGGCTGCGGGTGCTGGCCACCTCGCTGGAGGAGAGCGCAGCCCAGGCCGTGCGCGACGTCCGCATCGGCCGCCACGACGACCTCGACGACCTGCGCGCGTTCGCGGCCGGGTGCGACGTGGTGACCTTCGACCACGAGCACGTGCCGCCCCTCCTGCTCAAGACGCTCGAGGACGAGGGCGTCGCGGTGCGACCCGGAGGGCGCGCGCTCGTGCACGCGCAGGACAAGATCATCATGCGCGAGGCGCTCACCGCGGCGGGCGTCCCGTGCCCGCTGTGGGCCGCGATCGACGAGGTGGGCCAGCTCGAGGCGTTCGGCGCGCAGGCCGGCTGGCCGCTCGTGCTCAAGACCTCGCGCGGGGGCTACGACGGCCGCGGCGTGTGGGTGGTGGGCTCCTTCGACGAGGCGGCGGCCCTCCTCGCGTCCACCACGCTGGCGCCCGGCGCCCGCTGGCTGGCGGAGGAGCGGGTCGACTTCGTGCAAGAGCTCTCGGCCCAGGTGGCCCGCAGCCCGCACGGGCAGGCCGTCGCCTACCCCGTCGTCCGCACCGTGCAGACCGACGGGATCTGCACCGAGGTGGTGGCGCCGGCGCCGGGCCTCACCGACGACGAGGTCGTCGCCGCGCAGCACGCCGCCCTCACCGTGGCCGGCGCGCTCGACGTCGTCGGCATGCTGGCCGTGGAGATGTTCGAGACGCGCGACGGGCGCGTGCTGGTGAACGAGCTCGCCATGCGGCCGCACAACTCGGGCCACTGGTCGATCGACGGCGCGGTGACCTCGCAGTTCGAGAACCACTTGCGCGCCGTGCTCGACCTGCCACTGGGCGACCCGTCCGCGATCGCACCGCACGCCGTGATGGTCAACGTCCTCGGCACGGACAAGGGCGACCTCTACCACGCCTACCTGCACTGCATGGCCCGCGATCCCGGGCTCAAGGTCCACATGTACGGCAAGGCCGTGCGTCCAGGGCGCAAGCTGGGCCACGTCACCGTCGTCGGGGACGACCTCGACGAGCTGCTCTCCCGCGCGCACCACGCGGCGGACTACCTCTCCGGAGTCATCGATGAGTGA
- a CDS encoding aldose 1-epimerase encodes MTGYAVRRGPDPEVGSLERVTLASPEGLEVAFVPGAGMVGTSMALDGVELLARRGGLPAYLATGSTYGIPLLAPWANRVAQPRQEAAGVVWEVVPGAVGVHLDEWGQPIHGLMPGLSWDVEDVVASGDAAVLVASLDFDGRLDRFASFPFEHRLRVEAAVRGRVLRVTTSLTATGSTAVPVAFGWHPWLDFPGVPRAEWDLDLPFTRRAVLGPTSIPTGEVRDDPVPVGPLGGLALDDVYVDLADGTTGTVRGGEHAVAFRYVEGYPVGVAFAPLDQDVVCVEPMTAPTDPFAGRFPLRTAAPGETVTAVFEMTAIRLRG; translated from the coding sequence GTGACCGGCTACGCGGTGCGCCGCGGGCCCGACCCCGAGGTCGGCTCGCTCGAGCGGGTCACCCTGGCCTCGCCCGAGGGTCTCGAGGTCGCCTTCGTGCCGGGCGCCGGCATGGTGGGCACCTCGATGGCCCTCGACGGCGTCGAGCTGCTGGCGCGCCGCGGAGGACTGCCCGCCTACCTCGCCACCGGCTCCACGTACGGCATCCCCCTGCTGGCACCGTGGGCCAACCGGGTCGCGCAGCCGCGCCAGGAGGCGGCCGGCGTCGTCTGGGAGGTCGTCCCCGGTGCCGTCGGCGTGCACCTCGACGAGTGGGGCCAGCCGATCCACGGCCTCATGCCGGGCCTGTCGTGGGACGTCGAGGACGTCGTCGCCAGCGGCGACGCCGCCGTGCTCGTCGCGTCGCTGGACTTCGACGGGCGGCTCGACCGCTTCGCCTCGTTCCCCTTCGAGCACCGCCTGCGGGTGGAGGCGGCGGTGCGCGGCCGGGTGCTGCGCGTGACGACCTCGCTGACCGCGACCGGCTCCACCGCCGTGCCGGTGGCGTTCGGGTGGCACCCGTGGCTGGACTTCCCCGGCGTGCCGCGCGCCGAGTGGGACCTCGACCTGCCCTTCACCCGTCGCGCCGTCCTCGGCCCGACGTCGATCCCCACGGGGGAGGTGCGCGACGACCCGGTGCCCGTGGGCCCGCTCGGCGGTCTCGCCCTCGACGACGTGTACGTCGACCTGGCGGACGGGACCACCGGCACCGTGCGCGGCGGCGAGCACGCGGTGGCCTTCCGCTACGTCGAGGGCTACCCCGTGGGAGTGGCGTTCGCGCCGCTGGACCAGGACGTCGTGTGCGTCGAGCCGATGACCGCCCCCACCGATCCCTTCGCCGGCCGCTTCCCGCTGCGCACCGCGGCCCCCGGCGAGACGGTGACGGCGGTGTTCGAGATGACGGCGATTAGGCTGCGCGGGTGA
- a CDS encoding acyl-CoA dehydrogenase, whose product MDLRLPEELEALRRTVEEFAHDVAAPVVGDLYARGEFPYELVAAMGRMGLFGLPVPEEYGGMGGDYVALCVAIEELARVDSSLAITLEAAVSLGTMPLLRFGTEAQKREWLPRLATGEALGAFGLTEPGGGTDAGATRTTAVLDGDEWVVNGSKAFITNSGTRITGFVTVTAVTGTTGDGRKEISTILVPSGTPGFTVAPSYRKVGWDSSDTHELAFDDVRVPAENLVGERGRGYAQFLSILDEGRIAIAALATGLAQGCVDESVRYAAQREAFGRPIAAYQAVQFLVADMEVRAHTARLAWRDAAARMLAGDPFKRQAAIAKLHASEAAMDNARWATQVHGGYGFMIESPVGRFYRDAKVLEIGEGTSEVQRMLIARDLGLETS is encoded by the coding sequence GTGGACCTGCGTCTGCCCGAGGAGCTCGAGGCGCTGCGGCGCACCGTCGAGGAGTTCGCGCACGACGTCGCGGCCCCGGTGGTGGGGGACCTCTACGCGCGCGGCGAGTTCCCGTACGAGCTGGTGGCCGCGATGGGGCGGATGGGCCTGTTCGGCCTGCCCGTGCCGGAGGAGTACGGCGGCATGGGCGGCGACTACGTCGCGCTGTGCGTCGCGATCGAGGAGCTGGCCCGGGTCGACTCCTCCCTGGCCATCACCCTCGAGGCGGCGGTGTCGCTCGGCACGATGCCGCTGCTGCGCTTCGGCACCGAGGCCCAGAAGCGGGAGTGGCTGCCCCGGCTCGCGACGGGCGAGGCCCTCGGCGCCTTCGGCCTCACCGAGCCCGGCGGGGGCACCGACGCCGGGGCCACGCGCACCACGGCGGTGCTCGACGGCGACGAGTGGGTGGTCAACGGCAGCAAGGCCTTCATCACGAACTCGGGCACCCGCATCACGGGGTTCGTGACCGTCACGGCCGTGACGGGCACGACCGGCGACGGGCGCAAGGAGATCAGCACGATCCTGGTGCCCAGCGGCACCCCGGGATTCACTGTGGCGCCGTCGTACCGCAAGGTGGGCTGGGACTCCTCGGACACCCACGAGCTGGCGTTCGACGACGTGCGGGTGCCCGCGGAGAACCTCGTGGGCGAGCGCGGCCGCGGCTACGCGCAGTTCCTGTCGATCCTCGACGAGGGCCGCATCGCGATCGCGGCGCTGGCGACCGGGCTGGCCCAGGGCTGCGTCGACGAGTCGGTCCGCTACGCCGCCCAGCGCGAGGCGTTCGGCCGGCCGATCGCGGCCTACCAGGCCGTGCAGTTCCTCGTGGCCGACATGGAGGTGCGCGCGCACACGGCCCGCCTCGCCTGGCGCGACGCCGCCGCCCGCATGCTGGCCGGCGACCCGTTCAAGCGGCAGGCGGCGATCGCCAAGCTGCACGCCTCCGAGGCGGCGATGGACAACGCGCGCTGGGCCACCCAGGTGCACGGCGGCTACGGCTTCATGATCGAATCGCCGGTGGGCCGGTTCTACCGGGACGCGAAGGTCCTCGAGATCGGCGAGGGCACGTCGGAGGTGCAGCGCATGCTGATCGCCCGCGATCTGGGGCTCGAGACCTCGTGA
- a CDS encoding GtrA family protein, with the protein MHGLSQRLGSLLHEVAKFGVVGIVALVVDVGLFNVLRFAGGEGPFYDKPLTAKVISVTVATTVAYFGNRYWTFRNRGRTTFRREYLLFFVLNGVGLGISVACLWFSHYALGLTGPVADNISANVVGLGLGTLFRFWSYRRWVFPADPAAADEAAISTSV; encoded by the coding sequence ATGCACGGCCTCTCCCAGCGTCTCGGCAGCCTGCTGCACGAGGTCGCCAAGTTCGGGGTCGTCGGCATCGTCGCGCTCGTCGTCGACGTCGGCCTGTTCAACGTGCTGCGCTTCGCCGGCGGCGAGGGCCCGTTCTACGACAAGCCGCTCACCGCCAAGGTCATCAGCGTCACCGTGGCCACCACGGTGGCCTACTTCGGCAACCGCTACTGGACCTTCCGCAACCGCGGCCGCACCACGTTCCGGCGCGAGTACCTGCTGTTCTTCGTGCTCAACGGCGTGGGCCTGGGCATCTCCGTGGCCTGCCTGTGGTTCAGCCACTACGCCCTCGGTCTCACCGGGCCGGTCGCCGACAACATCAGCGCGAACGTCGTCGGCCTCGGCCTCGGGACGCTGTTCCGCTTCTGGTCCTACCGGCGCTGGGTGTTCCCCGCGGACCCCGCCGCGGCGGACGAGGCGGCCATCTCCACCTCCGTCTGA
- a CDS encoding HAMP domain-containing protein — translation MRRRLLLLVFSTTLLALTILGVVLMTVIWAAMSSAKDEHAHDTASFVASYLQDSIVANDGAAHITESTLIRVPRNDAWLQAVLPDGRVVQTGPVPDGGGFTGTGTAGSGPTRVTVTAVIPRSLLVGEVVQEGLIVVALSLLALGVAMVIASVYARRLTRPLEDFAESAELLSTGDRRAVGRRYGIEELDAVADELDRAVTSFNDVLERERRVTAEASHQLRSPLTALSLRLEEILAADDLDVVHAEATAALGQVERLSGVVDDVVSVGRGFPLEAASRYPIDDLVRGQVVEWTPAFEAQGRELEALGSVGLWITGARGAQAQVLATLIENSLVHGGGRTMVRVRASGTWVVIEVGDQGAGVAPEVERRVFERSVSGGGGSGLGLALARTLVAADGGRLEMISARPAVFAMFLPTRRSRASDQPGPETSGEPALPAPAEPSAQAQDGAAAAVAEPGQTEVEMAASSAAAGSAGNTQRR, via the coding sequence GTGCGCCGCCGTCTGCTCCTCCTCGTCTTCTCCACCACGCTGCTGGCGCTGACGATCCTCGGCGTCGTCCTCATGACCGTGATCTGGGCGGCGATGTCCAGCGCCAAGGACGAGCACGCCCATGACACCGCGAGCTTCGTGGCGAGCTACCTCCAGGACTCGATCGTCGCCAACGACGGCGCCGCCCACATCACCGAGTCGACGCTCATCCGCGTTCCTCGCAACGACGCCTGGCTCCAGGCCGTCCTCCCCGACGGCCGCGTGGTGCAGACCGGTCCGGTCCCCGACGGGGGCGGCTTCACCGGGACCGGCACGGCGGGCTCCGGGCCCACGCGGGTGACCGTCACGGCCGTGATCCCGCGCAGCCTCCTGGTCGGCGAGGTCGTGCAGGAGGGGCTCATCGTCGTGGCGCTGTCGCTGCTCGCCCTCGGCGTGGCGATGGTCATCGCCTCGGTCTACGCCCGAAGGCTCACCCGGCCGCTCGAGGACTTCGCCGAGTCCGCCGAGCTGCTCTCGACCGGCGACCGCCGCGCGGTGGGGCGGCGGTACGGCATCGAGGAGCTCGACGCCGTCGCCGACGAGCTCGACCGCGCGGTCACCAGCTTCAACGACGTCCTCGAGCGCGAGCGCCGGGTCACCGCCGAGGCCAGCCACCAGCTGCGCTCGCCGCTCACCGCGCTCTCGCTGCGGCTCGAGGAGATCCTCGCCGCCGACGACCTCGACGTGGTGCACGCCGAGGCCACCGCCGCGCTCGGCCAGGTGGAGCGGCTCTCCGGCGTCGTGGACGACGTGGTGTCCGTCGGGCGCGGCTTCCCGCTCGAGGCGGCGTCGCGCTACCCGATCGACGACCTCGTGCGCGGCCAGGTGGTGGAGTGGACCCCGGCGTTCGAGGCGCAGGGCCGGGAGCTGGAGGCCCTGGGCAGCGTCGGGCTCTGGATCACCGGGGCCCGCGGCGCGCAGGCGCAGGTGCTGGCGACCCTCATCGAGAACTCGCTGGTGCACGGCGGCGGCCGCACCATGGTGCGGGTGCGCGCGTCGGGCACCTGGGTGGTGATCGAGGTGGGCGACCAGGGCGCCGGGGTGGCGCCGGAGGTGGAGCGGCGGGTCTTCGAGCGCAGCGTGAGCGGCGGCGGGGGCTCGGGCCTCGGGCTGGCGCTCGCGCGCACGCTGGTGGCCGCCGACGGCGGCCGGCTCGAGATGATCTCCGCCCGCCCTGCGGTGTTCGCGATGTTCCTGCCCACCCGGCGCAGCCGTGCCTCCGACCAGCCGGGGCCGGAGACGTCGGGGGAGCCGGCGCTCCCGGCCCCCGCGGAGCCGTCCGCGCAGGCGCAGGACGGCGCCGCTGCCGCGGTCGCGGAGCCGGGTCAGACGGAGGTGGAGATGGCCGCCTCGTCCGCCGCGGCGGGGTCCGCGGGGAACACCCAGCGCCGGTAG
- a CDS encoding response regulator — MSAAPNRVLVAEDDADISEPLVRALSREGYDVTLVTDGCAALAAALSGSSDLLLLDLGLPGMDGLEVCRALRGQGSTLPVLVLTARTAVPDLVVGLDAGADDYVSKPFRLTELLARVRAQLRRAPAPEPEALRAGGLVVDLKSRRVSVDGVEAALTPKEYDLLVVLLRRAGSVVPREQLMREVWQTEWFGATKTLDMHVSTLRRKLGSAGSFIATVRGVGFRLDRPE; from the coding sequence GTGAGCGCCGCGCCCAACCGCGTCCTCGTGGCCGAGGACGACGCCGACATCAGCGAGCCGCTGGTGCGGGCCCTCTCGCGCGAGGGCTACGACGTCACGCTGGTCACCGACGGGTGCGCCGCCCTCGCCGCGGCGCTGTCCGGCTCCTCCGACCTCCTCCTGCTCGACCTCGGCCTGCCGGGGATGGACGGCCTGGAGGTGTGCCGGGCCCTGCGCGGCCAGGGCAGCACGCTGCCCGTGCTGGTGCTGACGGCGCGCACCGCCGTGCCGGACCTCGTGGTGGGCCTCGACGCCGGCGCGGACGACTACGTGAGCAAGCCCTTCCGGCTCACCGAGCTCCTCGCCCGCGTCCGCGCGCAGCTGCGCCGGGCGCCCGCGCCCGAGCCCGAGGCGCTCCGCGCGGGCGGCCTCGTGGTCGACCTCAAGTCCCGCCGGGTGAGCGTCGACGGCGTCGAGGCGGCGCTGACCCCGAAGGAGTACGACCTGCTGGTCGTGCTGCTGCGCCGGGCCGGCTCGGTCGTCCCCCGCGAGCAGCTCATGCGCGAGGTGTGGCAGACCGAGTGGTTCGGGGCCACCAAGACCCTCGACATGCACGTGTCGACCCTGCGCCGCAAGCTCGGCTCCGCCGGGTCGTTCATCGCCACCGTGCGCGGTGTCGGCTTCCGGCTCGACCGGCCGGAGTGA